One segment of Comamonas thiooxydans DNA contains the following:
- a CDS encoding murein transglycosylase A, producing the protein MNFHLLRRASLALIVGTLVACTTTKQQNDPAPVPEMAPHGGPASAAKPPFTANVPTKSRWVAVDWGELPGVPQDSLNEAWNAWIKNCERPSTVFANLCGEVRRLSIASEDEQRSWMINTLQPYRIEATTGSPDGMLTAYYEPLYEARRVQGNGFNVPIYQVPQGFGKRKPWFTRQQIDTNSEAQAALAGRAIAWLRDPVDMLVLHIQGSGRLMLTEADGRQRMIRVAYAGTNDQPYKSVGRWLLDQNLVRDATWPGISAWIAANPSRVNEMLWSNPRYVFFREEALNDFDAQFGPKGAQGVALTPGRSIAVDRNSIPYGTPVWLSTPGPTVSLNRLVFAQDTGSAILGAVRADYFMGWGAEAGDVAGRIKQPLKLWAFWPKALAGSAPHLR; encoded by the coding sequence ATGAATTTCCATCTCCTGCGCCGTGCTTCACTGGCGCTGATTGTAGGAACCCTGGTGGCATGCACCACCACCAAGCAGCAAAACGACCCGGCACCGGTGCCCGAGATGGCTCCGCATGGCGGGCCGGCTTCCGCAGCCAAGCCGCCGTTTACCGCCAATGTACCGACTAAAAGCCGCTGGGTGGCGGTGGACTGGGGCGAGCTGCCCGGCGTGCCCCAGGATTCCCTGAACGAGGCCTGGAATGCCTGGATCAAGAACTGCGAGCGTCCCAGCACCGTGTTTGCCAATCTGTGCGGCGAGGTGCGAAGGCTGAGCATTGCCTCGGAAGACGAGCAGCGCAGCTGGATGATCAACACGCTGCAGCCCTATCGCATCGAAGCGACCACGGGCAGCCCCGACGGCATGCTGACCGCCTATTACGAGCCCTTGTACGAGGCGCGCCGTGTGCAGGGCAACGGCTTCAATGTGCCCATCTACCAGGTCCCGCAGGGCTTTGGCAAGCGCAAGCCCTGGTTCACGCGCCAGCAGATCGACACCAACTCCGAGGCGCAGGCCGCGCTGGCCGGCCGTGCCATTGCCTGGCTGCGCGACCCGGTGGACATGCTGGTGCTGCATATCCAGGGCTCGGGCCGGCTGATGCTGACCGAGGCCGACGGCCGCCAGCGCATGATCCGCGTGGCCTATGCCGGCACCAACGATCAGCCCTACAAGAGTGTGGGCCGCTGGCTGCTTGACCAGAACCTGGTGCGCGATGCCACCTGGCCCGGCATCAGCGCCTGGATTGCCGCCAATCCCTCGCGTGTCAACGAGATGCTGTGGAGCAATCCACGCTATGTGTTCTTCCGCGAGGAGGCGCTCAACGACTTCGATGCCCAGTTCGGTCCCAAGGGCGCGCAGGGCGTGGCGCTGACACCGGGCCGCTCGATTGCCGTGGACCGCAACAGCATCCCCTATGGCACGCCGGTCTGGTTGTCCACGCCCGGCCCCACGGTCTCGCTCAACCGCCTGGTGTTCGCGCAGGATACGGGCAGCGCCATTCTGGGCGCCGTGCGCGCCGACTATTTCATGGGCTGGGGGGCCGAGGCCGGTGATGTGGCGGGCCGCATCAAGCAGCCGCTCAAGCTCTGGGCCTTCTGGCCCAAGGCCTTGGCCGGATCGGCACCGCATCTGCGTTGA
- the yajC gene encoding preprotein translocase subunit YajC — protein sequence MFISSAFAQTAPAAAAEGGFMGSLTGMLPLVLMFVVLYFVMIRPQMKRQKEHRSMIDALAKGDEVATAGGIIGTVTRMAEQFIYIEVASGVEVQIQRSAVVQVLPKGTAK from the coding sequence GTGTTCATTTCTTCTGCTTTCGCCCAGACCGCTCCTGCCGCCGCTGCTGAAGGCGGCTTCATGGGTTCGCTCACCGGCATGCTGCCTCTGGTGCTGATGTTCGTGGTGTTGTACTTCGTGATGATTCGTCCCCAGATGAAGCGCCAGAAGGAACACCGCTCCATGATCGACGCGCTGGCCAAGGGTGACGAAGTGGCTACCGCCGGCGGCATCATCGGCACCGTGACCCGCATGGCCGAGCAATTCATCTACATCGAAGTGGCATCCGGCGTGGAAGTCCAGATCCAGCGCTCCGCGGTGGTGCAAGTGCTGCCCAAGGGCACGGCCAAGTAA
- a CDS encoding Lrp/AsnC family transcriptional regulator, with protein sequence MNQLDRFDWAILNELQMDGRLTNAELAQRVGLSAAPCWRRVRALEESGYITGYHATLDRHKLGLGVLAFVRVDAAQNTADITLRMEEAIRLLPEVTTCHYISGAGTFELQVVARDLESFSGFVRNVLLRLPNVKDVHTIFSLGEVKSSSALPLPSTLTHA encoded by the coding sequence ATGAATCAACTTGATCGCTTCGACTGGGCCATCCTGAATGAGCTGCAGATGGATGGCCGCCTCACCAATGCCGAGCTGGCCCAGCGCGTGGGTCTGTCCGCCGCGCCCTGCTGGCGACGCGTGCGCGCGCTGGAGGAGTCGGGCTACATCACCGGTTATCACGCCACGCTGGACCGCCACAAGCTGGGCCTGGGCGTGCTGGCCTTTGTGCGCGTGGATGCCGCACAGAACACGGCCGACATCACGCTGCGCATGGAGGAAGCCATTCGCCTGCTGCCCGAGGTCACCACCTGCCACTACATCAGCGGCGCGGGCACCTTCGAGCTGCAGGTCGTGGCCAGGGATCTGGAGAGCTTTTCCGGCTTTGTGCGCAATGTGCTGCTGCGCCTGCCCAATGTCAAAGACGTGCACACGATTTTTTCGCTGGGCGAAGTGAAGTCCAGCAGCGCGCTGCCGCTGCCCAGCACGCTGACGCACGCCTGA
- a CDS encoding MFS transporter, with protein MAHDDSAARASQNPIISDSGQVPAGKLLEDPSAMHDGGAPPAAAPGVWTPLATPTFRMLWMIWMTANICMWMNDVAAAWLMTSLTTSPVLVALVQSASTLPVMLLALPSGALADILDRRRYFIVTQFWVAAVALLLCLAVLSGQLTPYLLLALVFANGIGLAMRWPVFSALIPELVPKHHLPFAMALNGVAMNASRIIGPLVAGALIASLGSAWVFVLNAVLSIVSGFVLLRWKRQQPANPLGRERLGSAMRVGLQFIQESPRMHAVLLRTVCYFLQAAAIMALLPLTAQRLDHGTASSGSAGTFTLLLASMGAGAILGAMLLPRIRQMLSGERTVLAGVAAQSLATLTVAFAPHIAVAVPGMMLSGMALLATANTLGVAAQMALPNWVRARGMSIYQMSIMGSTAIGAAIWGKVASLGSVQISMAVAAVSGLTALLIVQRLNPDRDIEEDLSPSRAFTPPTAALPPEAGRVVVTIEYLIDPARAGAFRDLMQLSRRSRLRQGALSWSLLHSMSQPERFVEQITDESWTEHLRRFERVTTADVALRDRKLSFHKGKEPPVVQRYFADAL; from the coding sequence ATGGCCCACGATGATTCCGCAGCACGCGCTTCCCAAAATCCAATAATTTCAGACTCCGGCCAGGTCCCCGCAGGCAAGCTGCTGGAAGATCCCTCGGCCATGCATGACGGCGGTGCGCCGCCTGCCGCGGCCCCGGGCGTCTGGACGCCGCTGGCCACACCCACCTTCCGCATGCTGTGGATGATCTGGATGACGGCCAATATCTGCATGTGGATGAACGATGTGGCGGCCGCCTGGCTGATGACATCGCTGACCACCTCGCCCGTGCTGGTGGCGCTGGTGCAGTCGGCCTCCACCTTGCCGGTCATGCTGCTGGCCCTGCCCAGCGGCGCGCTGGCCGACATTCTGGACCGGCGCCGCTATTTCATCGTCACCCAGTTCTGGGTGGCTGCCGTGGCCCTGCTGCTCTGCCTGGCCGTGCTCTCCGGCCAGCTGACACCCTATCTGCTGCTGGCCCTGGTGTTTGCCAACGGCATCGGCCTGGCCATGCGCTGGCCGGTGTTCTCCGCGCTGATCCCCGAGCTGGTGCCCAAGCACCACCTGCCCTTTGCCATGGCGCTCAACGGCGTGGCCATGAATGCCTCGCGCATCATCGGCCCGCTGGTGGCGGGTGCCCTCATTGCCAGCCTGGGCAGCGCCTGGGTGTTCGTGCTCAACGCCGTGCTGTCCATCGTCTCGGGCTTTGTGCTGCTGCGCTGGAAGCGCCAGCAGCCCGCCAACCCGCTGGGCCGCGAGCGCCTGGGCTCGGCCATGCGCGTGGGCCTGCAGTTCATCCAGGAGTCGCCGCGCATGCATGCCGTGCTGCTGCGCACCGTCTGCTACTTTCTGCAGGCCGCCGCCATCATGGCCCTGCTGCCGCTGACGGCCCAGCGCCTGGACCACGGTACGGCCAGCAGCGGCAGTGCCGGCACCTTCACGCTGCTGCTGGCATCCATGGGCGCGGGCGCCATCCTGGGCGCCATGCTGCTGCCGCGCATACGCCAGATGCTGTCGGGCGAGCGCACGGTGCTGGCCGGCGTGGCCGCGCAAAGCCTGGCCACGCTGACCGTGGCCTTCGCCCCCCACATCGCCGTGGCCGTGCCGGGCATGATGCTCTCGGGCATGGCCCTGCTGGCCACGGCCAACACGCTGGGCGTGGCCGCGCAGATGGCCTTGCCCAACTGGGTGAGGGCACGCGGCATGTCCATCTACCAGATGTCCATCATGGGCAGCACGGCCATTGGCGCCGCCATCTGGGGCAAGGTCGCCAGCCTGGGCTCGGTGCAGATCAGCATGGCCGTGGCCGCCGTCAGCGGACTGACGGCCCTGCTGATCGTGCAGCGCCTGAACCCGGACCGCGACATCGAGGAAGACCTCAGCCCTTCTCGCGCCTTCACGCCGCCGACGGCCGCGCTGCCGCCCGAAGCCGGCCGCGTGGTGGTGACCATCGAGTACCTGATCGACCCGGCCAGGGCCGGCGCCTTCCGCGATCTGATGCAGCTGAGCCGGCGCAGCCGTCTGCGCCAGGGCGCGCTGTCCTGGAGCCTGCTGCACAGCATGAGCCAGCCCGAGCGCTTCGTGGAGCAGATCACCGACGAGTCCTGGACCGAGCATCTGCGCCGCTTCGAACGCGTGACGACCGCCGATGTGGCGCTGCGCGATCGCAAGCTGAGCTTTCACAAGGGCAAGGAACCGCCCGTGGTGCAGCGCTACTTCGCCGACGCTCTTTAA
- a CDS encoding indolepyruvate ferredoxin oxidoreductase family protein, translating into MNAPLPDEVRRALESVTLDDKYSLDRGRAFMSGVQALVRLPMLQRLRDAQAGLNTAGFISGYRGSPLGTYDQSLWAAKKHMEANHIVFQPGVNEELGATAVWGTQQLDLYPETKKFDGVFGIWYGKGPGVDRCSDVFKHANMAGTAQHGGVIAIAGDDHISKSSTAAHQSDHIFKACGTPVFFPSNVQDILDMGLHAFAMSRFSGLWSGMKTIQEVVESSSSVLVDPDRVNIILPEDFQMPDGGLHIRWPDPPLEQEARLMNYKWYAALAYVRANKLNHNVIEGPNDRFGIIASGKAYNDTRQAMADLGLDEDTCHQLGIRLHKVNVVWPLEATITRDFARGLQEILVVEEKRQVIEYQIKEELYNWRDDVRPNVVGKFSDEHGGEWSLPNPSTDWLLRPTADLTPAIIARAIAQRLKKLGVPEHVQTRMQQRLAVLDAREAAIKAAKEVSTGDRTPWFCSGCPHNTSTRVPEGSRAVAGIGCHYMTTWMPDRRTSTFTQMGGEGVTWVGQAPFTKEAHVFANLGDGTYFHSGLLAIRQSIAAGTNITYKVLYNDAVAMTGGQRVGERPEGHSVLQIMNSLLSEGVGKLVIVTDEPEKYDGVKLGEGVTVHHRDELDAIQRQFRELKGCTAIIYDQTCATEKRRRRKRGTLSTPDKTVVINELVCEGCGDCSVQSNCLSVEPVETEFGRKRRINQNSCNKDYSCVKGFCPSFVTVEGGQLKKPKQEKKGSLDALPHIPEPVLPVAEQAWGIVVAGVGGTGVITIGSLLGMAAHLEGKGVVTQDAAGLAQKGGSTWSHIQIANRADAIYTTKVDMAKADLVIGCDPIVAATPTTLSVMQPGRTYVALNSHAAPTATFVGNPDWQSPAARCATALAEAVGHGALGSFDAEKASTALLGDSIYANPMMLGYAWQKGRVPLSHASLMRAMELNGVQVARNQEAFEWGRRCAHDLEAVRALYQASQVIQFVKKPSLEEMLDKRVEFLTAYQNAAYAQQYRDFVAKVRAAEEPLQQGTRLSQAVARYLFKLMAYKDEYEVARLHTEAAFTQKISEMFEGDYKLVHHLAPPGFAKKDEQGHLLKKSYGPWMRKAMGWLAGMKGLRGTALDPFGRTEERRTERALIVEYRQCIETLLTGLTADKLALAVEIASIPEDIRGYGHVKEHHLAAARIKWQSLMTRWNGSAAPAASAVKLMAVN; encoded by the coding sequence ATGAATGCCCCTTTGCCCGATGAAGTCCGTCGCGCCCTGGAGTCTGTGACTCTGGACGACAAATATTCCCTGGACCGCGGCCGCGCCTTTATGAGCGGCGTGCAGGCCTTGGTCCGACTGCCCATGCTGCAGCGGCTGCGCGATGCGCAGGCCGGGCTCAATACCGCCGGCTTCATCAGCGGCTATCGCGGCTCGCCCCTGGGCACCTACGACCAGTCGCTGTGGGCGGCCAAAAAGCATATGGAGGCGAATCACATCGTCTTTCAGCCCGGCGTGAACGAAGAGCTGGGCGCCACGGCCGTCTGGGGCACGCAGCAGCTCGATCTCTATCCCGAGACCAAGAAGTTCGACGGCGTCTTCGGCATCTGGTATGGCAAGGGGCCGGGCGTGGACCGCTGCTCCGACGTGTTCAAGCACGCCAATATGGCGGGCACGGCCCAGCATGGCGGCGTGATTGCGATCGCGGGCGACGACCACATCAGCAAGTCCTCGACGGCCGCGCACCAGAGCGACCATATCTTCAAGGCCTGCGGCACGCCGGTGTTCTTCCCCAGCAATGTGCAGGACATCCTGGACATGGGTCTGCATGCCTTTGCCATGAGCCGCTTCTCGGGCCTGTGGTCGGGCATGAAGACGATCCAGGAGGTGGTGGAGTCCTCCTCCTCGGTGCTGGTGGACCCGGATCGCGTCAACATCATCCTGCCCGAAGACTTTCAGATGCCGGACGGCGGCCTGCATATCCGCTGGCCCGATCCGCCGCTGGAGCAGGAAGCGCGGCTGATGAACTACAAGTGGTATGCAGCCCTGGCCTATGTGCGCGCCAACAAGCTCAACCACAACGTGATCGAAGGGCCCAACGACCGCTTCGGCATCATCGCCAGCGGCAAGGCCTATAACGACACGCGTCAGGCCATGGCCGACCTGGGGCTGGACGAGGACACCTGCCATCAGCTGGGCATCAGGCTGCACAAGGTCAACGTGGTCTGGCCGCTGGAGGCCACGATCACGCGCGATTTCGCACGAGGCCTGCAGGAGATTCTGGTGGTCGAGGAAAAGCGCCAGGTCATCGAATACCAGATCAAGGAAGAGCTCTACAACTGGCGCGACGACGTGCGCCCCAATGTGGTGGGCAAGTTCAGCGACGAGCATGGCGGCGAATGGTCGCTGCCCAACCCCAGCACCGACTGGCTGCTGCGCCCCACGGCCGATCTGACTCCCGCCATCATTGCGCGCGCCATTGCCCAGCGCCTCAAGAAGCTGGGCGTGCCCGAGCATGTGCAAACGCGCATGCAGCAGCGTCTGGCCGTGCTCGACGCCCGCGAAGCAGCGATCAAGGCGGCCAAGGAGGTCTCGACCGGCGACCGCACGCCCTGGTTCTGCAGCGGCTGCCCGCACAACACCTCGACACGCGTGCCCGAAGGCTCGCGCGCCGTGGCCGGCATCGGCTGCCACTACATGACCACCTGGATGCCCGACCGCCGCACCAGCACCTTCACGCAGATGGGCGGTGAGGGCGTGACCTGGGTGGGGCAGGCGCCTTTCACCAAGGAGGCCCATGTCTTCGCCAACCTGGGCGACGGCACCTACTTCCACAGCGGGCTGCTGGCCATTCGCCAGAGCATTGCGGCCGGCACCAACATCACCTACAAGGTGCTCTACAACGACGCCGTGGCCATGACGGGCGGCCAGCGCGTGGGCGAGCGGCCCGAAGGGCATTCGGTGCTGCAGATCATGAACAGCCTGCTCTCCGAGGGCGTGGGCAAGCTGGTCATCGTCACCGACGAACCCGAGAAATACGATGGCGTGAAGCTGGGCGAGGGCGTGACCGTGCACCACCGCGACGAGCTGGATGCGATCCAGCGCCAGTTCCGCGAGCTCAAGGGCTGCACGGCCATCATCTACGACCAGACCTGCGCCACCGAAAAGCGTCGCCGCCGCAAACGCGGCACGCTGAGTACGCCCGATAAGACCGTGGTCATCAACGAACTGGTCTGCGAGGGCTGCGGCGATTGCTCGGTGCAGTCCAACTGCCTCTCGGTCGAGCCCGTGGAGACCGAGTTCGGGCGCAAGCGCCGCATCAACCAGAACAGCTGCAACAAGGACTATTCCTGCGTCAAGGGCTTCTGCCCGAGCTTCGTCACCGTCGAGGGTGGTCAGCTCAAGAAGCCCAAGCAGGAGAAGAAGGGCAGCCTGGATGCCCTGCCCCATATCCCCGAGCCCGTGCTGCCCGTGGCCGAGCAGGCCTGGGGCATCGTGGTGGCCGGCGTCGGCGGCACGGGCGTGATCACCATCGGTTCGCTGCTGGGCATGGCCGCACACCTGGAAGGCAAGGGCGTGGTCACGCAGGATGCGGCGGGTCTGGCGCAGAAGGGCGGCTCCACCTGGAGCCATATCCAGATCGCCAACCGCGCCGATGCCATCTACACCACCAAGGTGGACATGGCCAAGGCCGATCTGGTCATAGGCTGCGACCCCATCGTGGCGGCCACGCCCACCACCTTGTCCGTGATGCAGCCGGGGCGCACCTATGTGGCGCTCAACAGCCATGCAGCGCCCACGGCCACCTTCGTGGGCAACCCCGACTGGCAGTCGCCTGCCGCACGCTGCGCCACGGCGCTGGCCGAGGCCGTGGGCCATGGCGCCCTGGGCAGCTTCGATGCCGAGAAGGCCTCCACTGCCCTGCTGGGCGACAGCATCTACGCCAATCCCATGATGCTGGGCTACGCCTGGCAAAAAGGCAGGGTGCCGCTCAGTCATGCCTCGCTGATGCGCGCCATGGAGCTCAACGGCGTGCAGGTGGCGCGCAATCAGGAGGCCTTTGAATGGGGCCGCCGCTGCGCCCACGATCTGGAGGCCGTGCGCGCTCTGTATCAGGCATCGCAGGTGATCCAGTTCGTCAAGAAGCCGTCGCTGGAGGAAATGCTGGACAAGCGTGTGGAGTTCCTCACGGCCTACCAGAACGCGGCCTATGCCCAGCAGTACCGAGACTTCGTGGCCAAGGTGCGCGCGGCGGAAGAGCCGCTGCAGCAAGGCACGCGCCTGTCCCAGGCCGTGGCGCGCTATCTGTTCAAGCTCATGGCGTACAAGGACGAGTACGAGGTGGCGCGCCTGCACACCGAGGCGGCGTTCACCCAGAAGATCAGCGAGATGTTCGAGGGCGACTACAAACTCGTCCATCACCTGGCGCCCCCCGGTTTTGCCAAGAAGGACGAGCAGGGTCATCTGCTCAAGAAGTCCTATGGCCCCTGGATGCGCAAGGCCATGGGCTGGCTGGCCGGCATGAAGGGACTGCGCGGCACGGCGCTGGATCCCTTCGGCCGCACAGAGGAGCGCCGTACCGAGCGTGCCCTGATCGTCGAATACCGTCAGTGCATCGAAACCCTGCTGACGGGGTTGACGGCCGACAAGCTGGCGCTGGCCGTGGAGATCGCCTCCATCCCCGAAGACATTCGAGGCTACGGTCACGTCAAAGAGCACCATCTGGCGGCTGCGCGTATCAAGTGGCAATCCTTGATGACTCGCTGGAATGGCTCGGCTGCACCTGCTGCGTCAGCGGTCAAGCTGATGGCAGTGAACTAA
- a CDS encoding response regulator transcription factor yields MEPVTDATVYVVDDDADVREALAWLLRSRRLLSECYRNAEEFEQAVLQTSPVTRRPCCLLLDMRMTGMSGLSLFNRMLERGQIEAMPVIFLTGHADVPTAVDTVKRGAFDFCEKPFSDNALVDRVEQALALSAEHLAALQAREEVRSRLDELTDREKDVMKLVVEGVPNKLIADQLDISVRTVEVHRARVFDKMQVKSAVELANLLRNA; encoded by the coding sequence ATGGAACCTGTAACCGACGCTACCGTCTACGTGGTGGACGACGATGCCGATGTCCGAGAGGCATTGGCATGGCTGCTGCGTTCGCGCAGATTGCTGAGCGAGTGCTATCGCAACGCCGAAGAATTCGAACAGGCCGTGCTGCAGACCAGCCCGGTGACGCGTCGCCCCTGCTGCCTGCTGCTCGATATGCGCATGACGGGCATGAGCGGGCTGTCGCTGTTCAACCGCATGCTGGAGCGCGGCCAGATCGAGGCCATGCCCGTGATCTTTCTGACCGGACATGCCGATGTGCCGACGGCCGTGGATACAGTCAAGCGTGGCGCCTTCGATTTCTGCGAGAAGCCGTTTTCCGACAATGCGCTGGTGGACCGGGTGGAGCAGGCGCTGGCGCTGTCCGCCGAGCATCTGGCTGCCTTGCAGGCGCGCGAAGAGGTGCGCAGCCGCTTGGACGAGCTGACCGATCGCGAGAAAGACGTGATGAAGCTGGTTGTCGAGGGCGTGCCGAACAAGTTGATTGCCGATCAGCTCGATATCAGCGTGCGCACCGTGGAAGTGCACCGGGCGCGTGTCTTCGACAAGATGCAGGTCAAGTCGGCCGTGGAGCTGGCCAATCTGCTGCGCAACGCCTGA
- a CDS encoding OmpA family protein → MRKQMAVTAALASALLITGCANTGGMSDTTRRTATGAGVGALGGAAIGALTGHNAGTGALIGAGVGALGTYIWSQNLEKQKREMEAATQGTGVGVTQTADNQLKLDIPSDISFDTGRADIKGNFAPILDRFAEGLRNNPNAEVRIIGHTDSTGSDAINNPLSLQRAESTRNYLTSRGVNGARIQVQGMGSHQPVASNATNEGRARNRRVEIFVGERAPQ, encoded by the coding sequence ATGCGCAAGCAAATGGCTGTGACGGCCGCTCTGGCCTCTGCATTGTTGATCACCGGCTGCGCCAATACCGGCGGCATGTCGGACACCACGCGTCGTACTGCCACCGGTGCAGGCGTGGGTGCACTGGGCGGCGCTGCCATCGGCGCACTGACCGGCCACAACGCCGGCACGGGCGCTCTGATCGGCGCTGGCGTAGGCGCACTGGGCACCTATATCTGGTCGCAAAACCTCGAGAAGCAAAAGCGTGAAATGGAAGCCGCGACCCAGGGCACAGGCGTGGGCGTGACACAGACCGCGGACAACCAGCTCAAACTGGACATCCCCAGCGACATCTCCTTTGACACCGGCCGCGCCGACATCAAGGGCAACTTCGCCCCCATCCTCGATCGCTTTGCCGAAGGTCTGCGCAACAACCCCAACGCAGAAGTGCGCATCATCGGTCACACCGACAGCACAGGCTCCGATGCCATCAACAACCCTCTGTCGCTGCAGCGTGCCGAGAGCACCCGCAACTATCTGACATCGCGCGGCGTCAACGGCGCCCGCATCCAGGTGCAGGGCATGGGCTCGCACCAGCCCGTGGCTTCCAATGCCACCAACGAAGGCCGTGCGCGCAACCGCCGCGTGGAAATCTTCGTGGGCGAGCGTGCGCCTCAGTAA
- the secD gene encoding protein translocase subunit SecD, whose product MNRYPVWKYAIIVIALLVGVLYTLPNFFGEAPAVQVSSAKSTVKVDNAVLQKVESALSAASVKATSMSLEGTSVRARFDTPDEQLKAKDVIQKALVADPTDPSYIVALNLVSRSPDWLTAIGAKPMYLGLDLRGGVHFMLQVDMAAALTKKAESYAGDLRSSMRDKNIRHGGVSRDGNNVTIRVRDEATLTAARNLIADQFPDLVATSTPDGTGFKLVASIKPEALRKVQEQALKQNIVTLHNRINELGVAEPVIQQQGLDRIVVQLPGVQDTAKAKDILGRTATLEVRMVDESAEARAAEMGSGPVPFGSEKYLDRNGQSIIVQKQVTLTGENLTDAQPGFDSQTQEPTVNLTLDAKGARIFKDVTRENVGKRMAIILFEKGKGEVVTAPVIRGEIGGGRVQISGRMTTAEANDTSLLLRAGSLAAPMEIIEEYTIGPSLGADNIDRGIHSVVWGMVAVAAFMCVYYMLFGVISTISLGINVLLLLAILSMLQATLTLPGIAAMALALGVAIDSNVLINERIREELRAGASPQAAIHAGYEHAWHTILDSNVTTLIVGLALLAFGSGVVRGFAVVHCIGILTSMFSAVFFSRGLVNLWYGGRKKLKSLAIGQVWKPEGEGHRSVAGRGGNN is encoded by the coding sequence ATGAACCGATACCCGGTCTGGAAGTACGCGATCATCGTGATCGCGCTGCTGGTGGGGGTGCTCTACACCCTGCCCAATTTCTTTGGTGAAGCGCCTGCCGTGCAGGTGTCCTCGGCCAAGTCCACCGTCAAGGTGGACAACGCGGTGCTGCAAAAGGTGGAATCTGCCTTGAGCGCGGCCAGCGTCAAAGCCACATCGATGTCGCTGGAAGGCACCTCGGTGCGCGCCCGCTTCGATACGCCCGATGAGCAGCTCAAGGCCAAGGACGTCATCCAGAAGGCCCTGGTTGCCGACCCCACCGATCCCTCCTACATCGTGGCGCTGAACCTGGTGTCGCGCTCGCCCGACTGGCTGACAGCCATCGGTGCCAAGCCCATGTATCTGGGTCTGGACCTGCGCGGCGGCGTGCACTTCATGCTGCAGGTGGACATGGCAGCGGCCCTGACCAAGAAGGCCGAGAGCTATGCGGGCGACCTGCGCTCTTCGATGCGCGACAAGAACATCCGCCACGGCGGTGTCAGCCGCGACGGCAACAACGTCACCATCCGCGTGCGCGACGAAGCCACGCTGACGGCGGCGCGCAATCTGATCGCGGACCAGTTCCCCGATCTGGTGGCCACCTCCACGCCTGACGGCACGGGCTTCAAGCTGGTGGCCTCGATCAAGCCTGAAGCCCTGCGCAAGGTGCAGGAACAGGCGCTCAAGCAGAACATCGTCACGCTGCACAACCGTATCAACGAGCTCGGCGTGGCCGAGCCCGTGATCCAGCAGCAGGGCCTGGACCGCATCGTGGTGCAACTGCCCGGCGTGCAGGACACGGCCAAGGCCAAGGACATTCTGGGCCGTACTGCCACACTGGAAGTGCGCATGGTGGACGAGTCTGCCGAAGCGCGTGCTGCCGAGATGGGCTCCGGCCCCGTGCCTTTCGGCTCCGAGAAATACCTGGACCGCAACGGCCAGAGCATCATCGTGCAAAAGCAGGTGACGCTGACCGGCGAGAACCTGACGGATGCCCAGCCTGGCTTTGACAGCCAGACCCAGGAGCCCACCGTCAACCTGACGCTGGACGCCAAGGGCGCGCGCATCTTCAAGGACGTGACGCGCGAGAACGTGGGCAAGCGCATGGCCATCATCCTGTTCGAAAAGGGCAAGGGCGAAGTGGTGACGGCTCCCGTGATTCGTGGCGAAATCGGCGGCGGCCGCGTGCAGATCTCGGGTCGCATGACTACGGCTGAAGCCAACGACACCTCGCTGCTGCTGCGCGCCGGTTCACTGGCCGCGCCCATGGAGATCATCGAGGAATACACCATCGGCCCAAGCCTGGGTGCCGACAACATCGACCGCGGTATCCACTCCGTGGTCTGGGGTATGGTGGCTGTTGCTGCCTTCATGTGTGTCTATTACATGCTGTTCGGCGTGATCTCCACGATCTCTCTGGGCATCAACGTATTGCTGCTGCTGGCCATTCTGTCCATGCTGCAGGCCACGCTGACCCTGCCCGGCATTGCCGCCATGGCGCTGGCGCTGGGTGTGGCCATCGACTCGAACGTGCTGATCAACGAGCGTATTCGTGAAGAACTGCGTGCCGGTGCCTCGCCCCAGGCTGCGATTCATGCCGGTTATGAGCATGCCTGGCACACCATTCTGGATTCGAACGTGACCACGCTGATTGTGGGTCTGGCGCTGCTGGCCTTTGGTTCTGGCGTGGTGCGTGGATTTGCCGTGGTGCACTGCATCGGCATTCTGACCAGCATGTTCTCGGCGGTGTTCTTCTCGCGTGGTCTGGTCAATCTCTGGTACGGCGGTCGCAAGAAGCTCAAGAGCCTCGCCATCGGTCAGGTCTGGAAGCCTGAGGGTGAGGGTCACCGTTCCGTGGCCGGCCGCGGCGGCAACAACTAA